The Vitis vinifera cultivar Pinot Noir 40024 chromosome 18, ASM3070453v1 region CTGATCGCCTATATAAAGTCTCTCCACAAATCATAAATCTAGTGGCCAACTGCCTCAATGCCCTCCGATCCTTGGCTGTGGTAGCCTCTGGGTATGTGCGAGATCTAAGAAGCTGATAAATATCATAATACCAAGATAGATCATCCTGGGCCTCCGTCTCTCCAATCAGACAACAATAAGCAGGTGCAAACCTCGACTCAATCAGCAATGGACGTATAACCACATTAGTCGAAATGTCCACGGAAGAAGCTAAGGTAGTTAAGGCATCAACAAACTGGTTTTGCGCTTTAGGTAGACAAGTGTATCTCAAGTCATCAAACCTCCCAACCTGTAACTCTAAATAAGCATGATACGACCTAAGCTTTACATCCCTAGTCCTCCAATCACCTTGAATCTATCTAAGTACCAAATTAGTCACCGaatacctccatctgtctaatgccAAGCTCCAATGCAATCTCTAGACCAAGGATACAAGCTTCACACTCAACTatgttgttcgtggcaggatgtcgatctgaaaacgcCAAATGAACTGACCTTGAAATATGATCACcctgaggggatatcaacaaaacgCCTATCCCAAACCTTAATTGATTgactgcaccatcaaagtacatatGCCAACCTGATAAGCTAGTCATGGCAATGAACTCCttatctggaaaatcatcatcaactggtctACCCTCAGATGTAGGTAATGAGGCTAAATGATCGGCAACAATGcttcccttaatagacttctgagaAACATAGTGAATATCAAACTCTGACAAAAGTACGAGTCATCTCATCAATCTACCGGTCAATGCAGGTCTGTCAAACAAATACCTCAACGGATCTAGTTGAGAAATCAAACACTTTGAATAGTCagtcatgtaatgcctcaatctcCTCGTGGCCCAAGCTAACGCTAAACAAAGGCtctcaatcataacatatctcatctcatactccaacatcctcttactcaaatagtaaATAGCTCGCTCCTTCTCGGAGTCATCGAGCTAAGCTAGCATGCAtcccaaggccatgtctgaaactaACTAATACAGAAGAAGTGGACATCCTGGCATAGGAGGCACTAAAACAAGAGGAGAAAGCAAGTACTCCTTGATATTCTCAAATGCAATCTGGcagtcatcattccaaactgttgGCTAATTCTTCCTCAAAATGCGAAATATaggctcacatatgtctgtcaatctggctatgaaatGACTAATATACTATAACCTGCCCAGAAAACCcctgatctctttctcagtcctcgGCACAAGCATGTCAAGTATGACTTTGATCTTATCTGGGTCAACCTCTATACCCCGCTCACTGACCATATGCCCCAACAATTTCCCAAAAGTCACTCtaaaggtgcacttcttgggattcaatctcaATCTTAACTTCcaaatcctctcaaagaatctct contains the following coding sequences:
- the LOC109121636 gene encoding uncharacterized protein LOC109121636; this encodes MVSERGIEVDPDKIKVILDMLVPRTEKEIREFDIHYVSQKSIKGSIVADHLASLPTSEGRPVDDDFPDKEFIAMTSLSDRHPATNNIVECEACILGLEIALELGIRQMEVGRFDDLRYTCLPKAQNQFVDALTTLASSVDISTNVVIRPLLIESRFAPAYCCLIGETEAQDDLSWYYDIYQLLRSRTYPEATTAKDRRALRQLATRFMICGETLYRRSANVAEAGIPASGCILLYIGGAFIPANCLESKLLEKELARYGEATPAIFGLAVEPPVGELLPKD